A genomic segment from Flavobacterium litorale encodes:
- a CDS encoding RNA polymerase sigma-70 factor, producing MKFAKTKKKIFSILFDKHYKRLFNYAFKVVGHRDIAEGLVQETFIKLWDNIDSIKDDERSIESYLITVLKNKIIDNYRKKQTQEKHLNLYKLNTEFISDIDSKWELEKEIDKIYNSLPPQTSDIFKLSRNKGLTYPEIASLKKISKKTVESHISKALDAFRKGLKDYL from the coding sequence ATGAAATTCGCAAAAACCAAGAAAAAAATATTCTCAATATTATTTGACAAACATTACAAAAGGCTATTTAATTATGCCTTTAAAGTTGTTGGGCATAGGGATATTGCAGAAGGTTTAGTCCAAGAAACATTTATTAAACTCTGGGATAATATCGATAGCATCAAAGACGATGAACGTTCTATTGAATCCTATCTAATTACAGTTTTAAAAAATAAGATAATTGATAATTATCGGAAAAAACAAACTCAAGAAAAGCACCTCAATTTATACAAGTTAAACACTGAATTTATTTCTGATATTGATAGTAAGTGGGAGTTAGAAAAAGAAATAGATAAAATCTACAATTCGTTACCGCCCCAAACTTCTGATATTTTTAAACTATCAAGAAATAAAGGTCTCACATACCCCGAAATAGCTTCCTTAAAAAAAATCTCTAAGAAAACGGTAGAATCCCATATTTCAAAAGCTCTTG